Sequence from the Candidatus Zixiibacteriota bacterium genome:
GCCGGTATCAACATGCCGCCGGTTGCCTCGGCGCGCGGATCACCGATTGCTTCCAGCATTTTCTGATCTATCGAGGCGCCTCGATGCATATCAAACGCTTTGTTGCGGTAGTAACCGCACATCGGGTCGCTGACTTTCAGGTTGTCACAAAAAGCCACATCGGCCAACTCTTTACCGCCACAGCCGATGAAAAACCGGTTGTATCCTTTGCGCAGCAAGAGTTTTTCCTCGCGCTCGATGCGCCGCGCCGTCAACATCGAATGAAGCATCTTCTTCAACTGTTTCGGCGTTTTGCCTGCATACTCTTCAAGCGCCTCGTTTGCTTTCGGTTTCGAGGCGGCTTTCCCATCGAAACCCTTGACTTCGTCTATGATCGTAAGTATGTCCACCGTCGTGTCTCCTGCGAATTCTAATAATTTTTTGTTCCGGGCAGTCTTCGTTTCATTGGCTAAGTAAACACTTTTGACGGCCAAAGGCTCCCGGAAATCGCAGCTTTTTCAAATTCTTCTCAGAGAGAATAATAGACAGCCACGGTCCCGACATCGCGAGAGCACGCTCCTGGCGTGGTGGTGGCGATCTCAACCGACTGCCCGACACGACGTTTGAGATTGCCGCGTCCGCCTAATGCGTCCTCGCAATGACTTTCCGGAGGGCTTTGCAAGAAGGCGTGATGTGGCATTTCAAGCTGCCGGGCACATTTTCCTTGTCGGAGGGGTTCTCGTAGCGTAGCTTTTCGGCCAACGATGCTATCGAACCGAAAGGACCCGCCATGAATAAGCCCGCTCGCAAAAAGACCACCCGACGCCCCATATCAGCTGCTGACCTGTTCAAACTGCGCTTGCCGACCGGTGTCGCGCTGTCGCCGGACGAGAACAGAATCGCCTACTCGGTTGAAAGGATGGACAAGAAGGCCAACAAGTATTTCACCAATGTTTTCCTGCATGATCTCAAAACCGGGGAGGGCTATCAGTTTACGCACGGCGACCATAACGACGGACAGCCGGTCTGGTCGCCCGACGGCAGAACGATCGCCTTTGTCTCAACTCGTGATAAGAAAACAGGCATCTTTGTCATGCCGGTCACCGGCGGCGCTGAGAGAAAGTTGATCGAAATCGAGGGCGCCATCGCTTCACTTCAGTGGATGCCCGGTGGAGGGCAACTTCTGTTCAATCTCCGCTATAGCGATTCGCACTTTATCCAGGACGAAAAGAAGAAAAAGCAACAGCCGGTCTACCGGCATATCACGCGGCTTTTCTACCGGCTGGACGGCGCCGGCTTCCTGCCGAAAGACACTTTTCAGGTCTATACTCTTGACATCGAGTCGGTCGAACTCACTCGAATCACCAAAGGCCGCCGCGATAATCTCATGCCGAATGTCAGCCCCGACGGCAAGTCAATTGTCTATGTCTCCAACCGGGCCAAACAGCAAGACCTCGACAGCGACCGGCTCGACCTGTTTGTCATCGGCGCCGGCGGCGGCAAAGAGCGCATGCTGCCCACACCACCCGGACCGGTTTATGCGCCGGTGGTATCGCCGGATAGTAAATCTGTTGTCTACCTCGGCCACGACAACCCCGACGATGCCTGGGGCGTTACCAATGTCCATGTCTGGAAAGTCGGACTGGCCGGTCGGTCAAAAGCGGTCGATCTCATGCCCAGCTTTGATCGGATGACCTATGACCAATCCATCACCGACACCGGCGATGTCGGCGACTTGACAGCCCCGGCCTGGTCGTCCGACGGCAAGCGCGTTTTCTTCCTGTCGTCCGATGATGGTGTTACCAATCTGTTCAGTGTACCGCGCAAAGGTGGTCGACCTACCCGGCTGTTCGCAGGTAAATGCCATGTCAAAGGGTTCTCCGTAAACGGCAAGACCTCGAAGGCAGCCCTGATCCACTCTGACCCCAACAGCCCCGGTGAGATACTGGTATGCCCGACTCGCTACAAGGGCCATGAGAAAGCGGTAAAGTGCACCGACCTCAATTCGTTCGTGCGGCTTGAGCGCACCCTTGGACGGACGCGTGAGGTCAGCATAAAATCGTTCGATGGCACAAATGTCCAGGGTTGGCTGGTGATGCCGCCGAATGCCAGGCCGGGGCGACGCTACCCGGCTATTCTCGAAATCCACGGGGGACCGCGCGTACAGTATGCACACACTTTTTTCCACGAGATGCAGTATCTGGCCGCCAAAGGGTATGTGGTTCTCTACACCAACCCGCGCGGTGGCGCCGGACGAGGTGA
This genomic interval carries:
- a CDS encoding S9 family peptidase, with the protein product MNKPARKKTTRRPISAADLFKLRLPTGVALSPDENRIAYSVERMDKKANKYFTNVFLHDLKTGEGYQFTHGDHNDGQPVWSPDGRTIAFVSTRDKKTGIFVMPVTGGAERKLIEIEGAIASLQWMPGGGQLLFNLRYSDSHFIQDEKKKKQQPVYRHITRLFYRLDGAGFLPKDTFQVYTLDIESVELTRITKGRRDNLMPNVSPDGKSIVYVSNRAKQQDLDSDRLDLFVIGAGGGKERMLPTPPGPVYAPVVSPDSKSVVYLGHDNPDDAWGVTNVHVWKVGLAGRSKAVDLMPSFDRMTYDQSITDTGDVGDLTAPAWSSDGKRVFFLSSDDGVTNLFSVPRKGGRPTRLFAGKCHVKGFSVNGKTSKAALIHSDPNSPGEILVCPTRYKGHEKAVKCTDLNSFVRLERTLGRTREVSIKSFDGTNVQGWLVMPPNARPGRRYPAILEIHGGPRVQYAHTFFHEMQYLAAKGYVVLYTNPRGGAGRGETWAEAIAGGWGELDYKDCMAAADWLEKQKFVNPKKIGVTGGSYGGYMTNWLIGHTNRFAAAVTQRSVVDLKSFVGSSDIGYALNREFDGYPWTNKENYEKCSPMTYFKKIRTPVLIIHSERDLRCSIEQAEQMFVMLKVLGKTVEMVRFPEEPHGLSRHGRPDRRIARLEWIDKWFKKYMSR